From the genome of Capsicum annuum cultivar UCD-10X-F1 chromosome 4, UCD10Xv1.1, whole genome shotgun sequence:
CCCTTTCCTCTTCTGACGTGGGATACTTAACAAAATGTTTCTTTTAAAACCTTTGTTGACTTGAATGGACTACACAAGGTGTCACACTTTTATGCCATTTGAAAACTCACatagaaaaatataattgtgACGTAACAAAAGAATCCTCCATTTTAAAATCTTCTTAGTGAAAATCTTCGTTTCGCATTAAATATGAAATACATTAAGAAATAATAAGTAACAACCATCCAAAACAAAATGTAAGACATCTTTATCTAATTATTGCATTGGCAGACATCTTTGATGCCCCCACATAACTTGGGAAAATTAATCATTTTCATCTAAAATGAATGGCTTCTACACTTGGATAACAAATTAACAacaaccttcttttttttttattgaaacgatattttaattgtattaatatttatatgattgaataaatgaagaaaagttgtttttttctttttccttagaAAAAAGATTCGTAAGAAAAAATTTCTTGATGACCTCAAACATCTATATATCCATCTTTGGGTGTatacaagtagacacttaaactatCATAAAGTAAAACGGTTAACCACATGCGCCCTAAGTGGCAAATCATGTGAGATGCATACGTCCTATATGTCATATCGTGTGAGATAATATAAGCCAAAATAGATATGAGCAAAATGGAGCCCTCTTTTTTGTGGTTTAACACAAGTACACTACTTGCGTTCTCATTTGCAACAATGTGAGAGACACACCACAAGAATGTCAAGAAAAGTTGAATTCTTGATGTGCCCACACAAGCAAGTAAAAACACACATTTGTGTCCACACTTTAGTATGTGCCGGAACGGAGGTAGAAGGCTGTCTACGCTTTCGACTGAACTCAGTAGCTTTAGTTCAAATTcggtatttttattaaaaaaattcaccaaatatgTATAAATTTAAATTCAGAATCAAGTTATCAACACCTGACACATATcgctatttttaaactttaaccCATAAAATTCAAAACCCATAAAATTCAAATTGTGACTCCCCACTTCTCAAGGTTCAGTGTTACATTTTTATTGACAGTTTTACGTGCTTTCCAATGAATTTGTGTAAAACATGTTAACATACAATCACGGTTTGCAAGACTTAGTTGATTTGGTTTGTTTCAAATGGTCAAGTCCTTGGGCCCTACATAAGCTGGAAAATAAATTTAGGGAACAATATTCAAAAAAGGATTTACAagaaaagtattaaaaaaaaaaagatattcgTAAAAATTATTACTATATAAAGTCTCAAACACCACAAGTTACTAGCCATACCATTTTCCTACTAATTTATGcaattatggagaaaatattcACCTCTTTGCTCTTGTTGCTTCACAATGTTATGGTTAGTTCAGCCATGACCCAAACCAACACTACCACTGATCAATTAGCTCTTCTGTCCTTAAAATCTCAAATTATTTCCGACCCCTCTCACTTTTTGGTGAAAGTTGGTCTCCCGCTACTTCTGTTTCCCGTTGGGTGGGAGTCGCTGGTTCGCGCCACCAGCGAGTGAAGTCCTTGAATCTTTCTAACATGGCTCTTATAGGAAGGATTCCAAGTAATTTTGGAAACCTCACATTTCTTGTTTGTCTTGACTTGGGAAGCAATAATTTCCATGGAAATTTGCCTCAGGAAATGACATGCTTGCGTCGGcttaagtttcttgatttaagttTCAACAACTTCAGAGGGGAGGTTCCttcttggtttggatttttaCAAAAACTTCAAGTTCTAAATCTTAGGAATAATAGTTTCACCGGTTCCATCCCTTCATTTTCTAATATGTCCACACTTCAGACATTGAATTTGGCATTCAATTCTTTAGAAGGTCATATCCCTGTGTCTCTCTCGAATGCCTCAAGGTTGGAGACGTTAGAATTATCTTATAATTCACTTCAAGCAAACATTCCAGAATGGATCAGCAGCCTTCACAACATGAACTCGTTGGGCATAGAGTATACTCAGCTAGTGGGTTCTATACCATTCACAATTTTCAGTATTTCTAGGATCGAAGTCGTTGCATTTACTGGCAATAGCTTATCAGGAAGTCTTCCCAATGGTTTATGCAATGGTCTCCCAATACTCAAAGGGCTTTATTTATCCATAAACAAGCTTCGCGGTCATATGCCTACAAGCATATCAAATTGTTCACAACTTCAAATTTTGTCTTTATCAAAAAATGAGTTTGATGGACCAATACATAGTGAAATTGGAAGATTGAGTAACTTGCAGATATTAGAACTCAGAGCTAACCATTTCACTGGTACATTTCATCATATGAATACTATCACTAAAGTATCTTATTacttcataattttattttataacacattattttCAGGGATAATTCCACAAGAAATTGGAAATCTTGTTAATTTGGCAAAGTTAGGCATGGAGGATAATCAGATTACTGGCTCTGTACCGATCTCCATATTCAATATCTCATCGCTGCAAGTTTTGTCGCTGTGGCAGAACAATCTTAGTGGACTCTTACCAGGGGAGATTGGCAACTTAACCAACATGTAGCGTCTATATTTTTGTGGAAATAAGCTTATAGGTACATATATATTCAAATGGTGTCTCAGGCTAATTTTTATAGATCCATTAGAACTAttcaaattttatgaatttatgcATGTAATGTGTAATAAAATGTAACAATTATAAATAAATCTTCAAGCATATGACAAGAAATACCATATAAGGTGTGTCttttaatgtttaaaattaatCAGTTTTAAGAAATAATCAGTAAATTTGAACTCCCGTTGGTAGTTAGCTAGCTTCTAAGAAAGTATCAGTTTATATATTTGAGTCCATATAAAAATACAAACCTACACAATCAGAAAttcatagaaaattaaattaagagctttaatggagaaaaaaatatataatatgtacatCCTTCTTAACACtttgatcaataacaataggaaaAAGAAGTATATATCTATTACATAATCTTTTGAGTTCTTGTCAATTAAAACTCAAGAGTCTTCTTATCAAGTCAAACGAAAGCGTGAATTGCATAGATAATGATTGAGCTAAATAGTTCATCTGACTTGtatttactttttcttcatgTGTTGACAGGTGAAATACCCAAAGAGATAAGGAATCTCGTTGAGTTGAGGATACTTGATCTTGGGTATAGTAGTGTAACAACCCGTATTTTCGGGATAGAgtttagaccgtcgttcctacgtatatagacccgaactgaattattcttgtaacgccccgcatttcaggctacaatatagaccatgatttcgatgcgttgataatcccNNNNNNNNNNNNNNNNNNNNNNNNNNNNNNNNNNNNNNNNNNNNNNNNNNNNNNNNNNNNNNNNNNNNNNNNNNNNNNNNNNNNNNNNNNNNNNNNNNNNATCTACTGATTATCTGGACTCCTAGACTAttcctccaaacctgggagggagggaggtcaatacaaaagtactggtacacagagaaatcCAAAACAACAATATAACATTTTTACAGAATATAAGTAAGAGCCATTATAAATCAagttcgtatcaaatcatttgaaaagcaCATGGGCATAACGTAATAATTTTCCAACAACAATGCAATGtcgctgagctaggtggaataccctatatatcatatttacaccaactgtcaaacctcggttgccgccgagattagagtataagtgagggaaagacacacaagatcacacaacagggtgtctcaacccaataaagtatggtagtgcacaagatcacaaaccagggctcctaaccatagtcccaatttgggatgacataaagtcaggtatgcaagatcacaaagtaggataccaaattcccatgttggcaaacacggtttccagcgatgaacccttacactcaaatgcattcttcgggcatccacccatttcatgtaaaatcaatgcattcaacttCATTTAAtacaatcacatatcatattctatagggtatcgtcatacccgacttgtaagtcatcagtatcacatcattcttttcattcaaccattatattcatcatatttcaacagaAACAACCCTCTCCttacaagtcaaaatcatatccaatcacaacaattttcaaaacatttcatgtcatgcttttcaagatgattttcaaataattcacatcatatgaaaattgaaaacaaaatcatatcaagagaggggttttatatgattcatgctctcaagttaataTCTTTTTGGTGTACATGcacatacatatatcatatatcaaatcactttgggaataggcctaaagaccaaatcaatatcaaaaaaCGTTTAAAACGtgttttatattcataatttcaaaacccccattattaaaacatgaatttttaagcccatgaaatttttaggataaccccacgtacctctatttacaaaattagtgggtgcttcttgtagcatACGTTTCGGGGATTTCAATCA
Proteins encoded in this window:
- the LOC124897834 gene encoding probable leucine-rich repeat receptor-like protein kinase At1g35710 codes for the protein MALIGRIPSNFGNLTFLVCLDLGSNNFHGNLPQEMTCLRRLKFLDLSFNNFRGEVPSWFGFLQKLQVLNLRNNSFTGSIPSFSNMSTLQTLNLAFNSLEGHIPVSLSNASRLETLELSYNSLQANIPEWISSLHNMNSLGIEYTQLVGSIPFTIFSISRIEVVAFTGNSLSGSLPNGLCNGLPILKGLYLSINKLRGHMPTSISNCSQLQILSLSKNEFDGPIHSEIGRLSNLQILELRANHFTGIIPQEIGNLVNLAKLGMEDNQITGSVPISIFNISSLQVLSLWQNNLSGLLPGEIGEIPKEIRNLVELRILDLGNLTVLYLYYNPLNGMLPASTGNLSTSLRKFYGYNCKIKGRIPKEVGNLSSLLDLVLSGNNLVRSIPTSIGNLRNLQRINLSDNKLTGLIGDHICKLQHLGDIYLGQNQLLGSLPNCLGNITSLSEIHLGSNKLSSNIPPILGNLQDLVVLDLSSNNMVGSLPPEIGI